In the genome of uncultured Sphaerochaeta sp., the window GTGTATAAAAAACTATTTGCCTTCTCAGTCATTCCTGCGCTACTAGGACTTTTCATGTTCCTTTTCATAAAAGAAAATAAGAAGGACCGCACTATAAAAAAGCGGGAGCCGTTCTGGCAAGATATGAAAAAGTTGGATAGTCAACTCAAGATGTACCTTGCAGTGGTCTGTTTGTTCACACTTGGAAATTCTTCAAACGCATTTCTGCTATTGCGTGCAAAAAGTGTGGGTTTCGGAGACACAAATGTTATATTATTGTATTTCATTTTTAATATTACAGCATCCATTTTCTCAATCCCATTTGGACGATTGTCGGATAAGATTGGGCGAAAGTCTTTACTCATCACAGGCTACCTGGTTTTTTCAGTCGTATATCTCGGTTTTGCCATCGCTTCCAGCCAAGCGGTTGTTGTTGCCGCCTTTTTATTATATGGGGTGTACACCGCTATGATTGTTGGTGTGGAACGGGCGTATATCGCCGAAATATCGCCAGTGGAATTAAAGGGGACTATGCTTGGAATGCATTCTACCGTTGTAGGGCTTGCCTTGTTGCCTGCCAGTGTCATTGCCGGTTTGTTGTGGAATGGTATCGGAGCCCCGGCACCATTTTTATTCGGCTCAGGAATGTCGTCAGCAGCCGCCTTGATTTTACTATTCTTCATGAAAAATAGGCACGTCCCTTCTAATTGTATCAGTATCCTGTGAAATGAAATTATAGGTAGGTGGTCAGGACGAGCGGTTGAAAACTTATTTAATTAGAACTTTATGGGAGACTTAATCTATGGACAAAAGATATCTGTAAAGTATCTAGATGTACAGAGGATTGGTAATAATCCGAATGAGGTATTCAATTCGGAATACCATCACCCTCGTATCTTTGACAAAGTCAGCCTTGACGGGATTCGAGAGATGAGATGCCTACGCATAACATCCATAATATTGATTAGAGGGTTCACTACCAGACATTAATAGAACTGCCACACATCCTTGCGCTCTCGTCGAGAAGTAGCAATCGGATTGTTCTCTTAATGAATATGGGCAACGGTTGTTTGTATAGTTATATTCTCACATGTTCGAGATACTCTGTATCAACATTTCGGAGGATCATTTGGTGTTCCAATTCATGACAGGATAATATAGGTCTTCCTTCTACAGGATACCAATCCTTCTAGCTTCAGAAACTGCCTCCATTCTTGATGTCACCTGCAACTTTTCATAGATCTTTGAGGCATGCCACTTCACTGTTCGTTCAGTTATGTTCATCATCCCTGCTATCTCTTTGTTCATATAGCCATTTCCAATCAAATGCAGGACCTCTTGCTCTCGGTCAGTCAGGAGTTGATCCTCTCTTTCTTGTTTGACTCCGTACAATTCCTGCAATACAGAGATATGTTTTTCACTGATCTGGCTTCTCGAGAGATCTAGTTGTTGAGAATCATAAACACCAAACTCTATTGAAAGGATTATCGAGAGCAACAACCGATGCTTCCTCTTGAGCTCTGATTGCAAAGAAGCATAGAGATCCACAGCTTTTTCCAGTTGCCCAGTAATCTGGTAATACCCAAGCACTTGTCGTTCTTCCAACACAAAGAGATCAAAAAGGGTATCCTGTTGTGCTTCCTTCTCCTTGTGCTTATGTACCCACATTTCCAACGCAGGAATGTCACCAACACGTCTCTGAGCCATGGCATACATCACCTCTATGAAACGGTCATCAATGGAAGTGACATCATACTCATAGGCTTGCTTGCCTGCATCGCGAAGCAACCGTACTGCTTCCTCATGACGACTACTCACTATATAGAACTCAGCAAGTGCCAATTGTGCATGGAGAGAGAGATAGAATGAATATCCCTTTGCAGAGGCAAGTCCTCGTAACAGATACTCCTCTGCATCCTCTCTCATCCCTGAATAGAGAGAGAGCAATCCCTTACCTATCCAAGCCATGCTGCATGAAGTGGCATACCCTGCTTTTTCCTCATATCCCAACCTCAGCGCTTCATCAAAGGATTGCCTTGCTTGCTCAAACAACAAGAGTTCGAGTTGGATGGACCCTATTTGCCCAAGCAACACGATGGAAAGTGCATCGTATTGCTTGATCCCAATGGTTCGTAACGTCTCCTGCAGATGGTGATAGACCTGTTCAAGATCTTCCTCCGGTCCAAGAGGTAAGGAAGCAATGAACACGCTGATAAGCGGACGAAGATAAGTCAGTTCATCAGGAAGCTTGTTCAACAGTTTTTCAGCATGATAGAAATCACGTTGGAGCAAGAGGTCGATCCCATCAAGGATGGACAGAAGGTCAACCTCCTGCATTTTCTTCCTTAGCCTGGATGACTGTATCCCGGCAATTCTGTCCATCACATGTCTCGCGGTCCATCCCTTGCGGATTCCGCTGAGTATCTCCAGTAGCATTAAGGAAGCATACCTCTCTACCGAAACCTTAGGCAGCTGTCCAATGATACTGGTGATAAAATCCAGATTCCCATCTGTCAACAATTTTGCACAATATTCATCGAGAAGACTGGCTACCAATTCATAGTCTTCAATCCCAAGGGTCATCGTTATCGCTTCCTGATATAATGATGCGTCAAGAAGATCTGCAACTGCCTGCGCCACGGCATGTTCAATTCTTCTGTTCTTCCCTGCTCTCACGCGATTGAGCACAAAGGAACGGAAAAGAGGGTGAATGAGAACCTCTCCAGCACTTGTCATTTCGACAAAAAGGGATTTCTCGATCAGAATCATTACCCCCGTCTTGAGGGTCTCTTGTTCCTTCCCAGGGAAGAATGCTCCAAGCAAAGCAGTATACACGAGTGCTGTTTCCGCTTTCTTTGGAACCTCATCCCAAATGGGGAGGAAATACGATTCAAGCTCACGGCTTCTCCCTTCCACCTGTGCACTGTTTTGAATCTCCCCTTTGGCAAAACAGGCTTTGAGCAACAGTGGGGATCCCCAAGTGTTCTCGATCATGAGCTCCAGCGCCTCGTCATCGATATCATCTGCAAAGTATGCAGCTAAACGTCTCCCTTCCTCCTGCGTGAAGGCAAGATCATCCCTGTTGATTTGCATCACTGCATCACGATGCATTGAGGCTTTTGGGAAAACAGCAATATCTGTTCCAATAAGCATGAGATGCACCGTTTCAGGAAGATATGCTGCAAGAAAGGATAACCAGGATGTAATGTGCTTATGGTTCAGGAACTCAACATCATCAAATATGAGGTACCGTGGTTCACTGCTTTCTCCAAGAAGCTCAACCATTCGGCTTAACTGCACATCAGAAGGGTCCTCACTTTCTGTAACATTTGGTAGCAAGGAAATAAGCATAAGGCTCAGACGGGAAGCAAATGTTTTTGGATTGTTATCGTCAGAAGTGCATTGCATGTATGCATGACAGTACTCTCTTGAAGCTAGGTATCGGGCTATTGCTGTTGTCTTCCCATACCCATGGGGTGCATGAACCAGAGCGGTCTGGTAGTGCAGCGAGAGCGCTAGCTTCTCATCCAATCGAGGCCTTTCCACCAAAGCGCTTCGTGAGACTGAAGAGAGTGTCGCTTTGGTCGATTCATTTTCTTTCATATGGTATGTAAGTATAGTTTGAAACCTCTGTTGAGGCAACAAACCGTTACTGTACCACAACTGTACCTTCGTACAGTACCTCTGTAAGGCGCTCAATGATACGTTTCAAGCACAAAACAAGACCAAACGTACTTGGAGGTACACATGGACAAATTTAAACGGACCCAAGATTGGACAGTTGCAGTTCTGGGATTGTATGCGGCATTTTCTCCGCTCTTCTACACCTACTCAGGAGGTTCTGGTTTCAGTGTTGTGATTGCTATTGCAATTGTCATTTGTGCTGTAATTGCTCTTTCACTCCCAGAATCAAAACCTGTTCAATGGATTCTCATTGTTGCGAGCGTATTGTTGTTCATCGTTCCCTGGATTTCATCTATTACCGGCTGGGCTGCGTGGAACCTTCGTATCGTGTCCATCATCATGATTATTCTAGAAGCAAAAACGATGAAGACGATTGCGTAGCATTCACCAACAACTTTTATGAAACATAGGAGAGGAAGCTAATTTGCTGGCTTTCTCTCCACCTAGGACAAACCCATGAAATCAATTCCCGAGAACGTATTGAGAACAAGTCTGCGACTTGTATATGCAAACCCAGAGAAAAATCTCCCCAAACTTGTGAACTGGGCACAGCCCATTGCAGCAGCAACGGGAAGAATACAAGAGAAACAATGGAAGATGATCAAACGTATTACTCAAGACCCCTCATCAGGGGGATACGGCTTGATCATGAGGATCATCCACCAGACAGACTACGAGGTGCTAGAGAAGATAGTCATGAATTTTGTCTTCAATGCTGCTTGGTTTGGATCTGAACAGTTGGAGAAAAACCGTGTAGAAATGGATATGAATATCCCTTGGGCAATCTTGATGGATCCCACGTCTGCCTGCAACCTTTCCTGTACAGGATGCTGGGCCGCCGAATACAAGAAAACTGATGAGCTCTCTTTCCAGACCTTGGATCGCATCATTACCGAAGGAAAGGAACTGGGAACCTATGCATATCTCTTTTCCGGTGGTGAACCGTTGGTTCGTAAACATGACCTGATAAAGCTTGCAAGCAAACACAACGACGCAATCTTTGCTGCCTTTACCAATGCAACATTGATTGACGATGAATTTGCGGAAGACCTACTGAGTGTGAAAAACTTTATCCCACTAATCAGCATCGAGGGAACTGAGGAAATGACCGATGCAAGAAGGGGTAGTGGGGTTTGGAAGAAATGTATCCAGGCAATGGACATCTTGCGTGATCGTGGATTGCCCTTTGGGTTCTCTACCTGCTACCACACATATAATACTGAGTACGTGGGTTCTGATGAGTTCGTAGATTTCATGGCTGAGAAAGGAGCACTGTTTGGATGGTATTTTACCTATATTCCAGTAGGGGAAGGTGCATCCCTCGACTTGGTTGCATCTCCCTCTCAACGAGCCTATATGCTCAAACGGGTAAGAGAAATTCGTAGCCATAAGCCCTTGTTTGTATTGGATTTCTGGAATGATGGCAACTATGTGAATGGATGCATCGCAGGAGGAAGACGATACCTGCACATCAATGCCAATGGTGACATGGAACCGTGTGCATTCATCCACTATGCCTGTGAAAGCATTCATGGCAAACCTCTCGTGGAAGCTCTTAGGAACCCATTGTTCAAGGCATATCGGGAGCATCAGCCATGCAATTCAAACATGTTCCGTCCCTGCCCCATGTTTGACAATCCTGAGTTGTTGTTGGATATGGTCAACCAGTCGGGGGCTCAAAGCACCCAACGGATCGACTCAGAATCAGTAGAACAGCTCTATGCTAAATGCAAGCCGATTGCTGACAAGTGGAAGCCAATTGCTGATGAACTCTGGGAGGAATACCAGAGATAGATTCCCCATAACCTTCTCTCCTCATCTCTTGGCAGGTACGTTTCACGCGCGTACCTGCCTTCTCTGGTGCTCTCGGTACGAGCATTTTCTCAAGGATGAAAGCCCCAAGTACATAGCTAAGGGTAAAAGCATCCTCCAAAAGGAGGAATCTGATGAAAGCCGAAGGCAATTTTCTGGCCTGATGGACAGTAATCTCATCAGGCATGCCCCTATGGATTTGGATATTAAGTTAGTACAAAACAAACATCTTCAATGAGTGTTCTTGTATCAAGAGTTGGTTGTCGTTGATGATTTATTAGTAAGGGTATTGTATGTGATGAAACAAAAAGGAAAGCTACAAGGAATACACGGATACGAGTGCTTTGTTTGCAAAGGATTGATAAATTATTATGGGCCTTTCGCTGTTTTGAGTGGGTAGAATCTTAAAGAAGCAAAGTGATAGTGGAAAACTCTGGGAGTGCTGTGGTACTGTTTTGGTATCATAGGACTGAGAGGTAACTCACAATGAACGGATTCTCCCAGACAGACATCTTCACCCTAGCCCTTGGACTGACTGAGCCTTGGAAGGTTACGAATATAGAGATGCTTCCGTCGCAGAAGAACCCGGACAGGATGGAAGTGCATATCAGCGTCGACTACCAGGAAGGGAGCAGGTTTGCCTGCCCCGAATGTGCTGAGAGCTGCCCGGTCTACGACTCCAAGCAGAAGGTCTGGAGACACCTGAACTTTTTCCAATACCGCTGTTACATCCATGCCCGGGTTCCGCGCATCGAGTGCGAGCAGCACAAGGTCAGGTTGGTGGAGGTTCCCTGGGCGAGGTCGGGAAGCGGCTTCACCCTGCTGATGGAGGCTGTTCTGCTGACGATGCTGCAGCAGATGCCGGTCAGCCAGGTTGCCAAGCAGGTGGGAGAGCACGACACCAGGCTGTGGAGGCTGATAAGCCTGTACGTACAGCAGGCTCTTGAGAAGCAGGACTTCAGTGGGGTCGATGCCATTGGGGTGGACGAGTACAGCCACAAGGGCCAGCATTACATCCCCGTATTCCTGGCACATCCTGAGAAGGACGGTTCGAAGGCCAGGGTATTGTTTACGGTGGAAGGAAAAGGAAAGGATACGGTGGAGCAGTTCCTGCACACCTTCAAGTCCAAGCAGGGAGAGCCGGACAAGGTGGGGGACGTGACCAGCGACATGTGCCACGGCTACCGAAATGCCATGATGGACGCATTCCCCCAGGCAAGGACGACGGTGGACAAGTTCCACGTCGTCAAGATGATGGGTGACTCGGTGGACCAGATCAGGCGCCGGGAGATGCGTTCCAAGGACAGAAAGAAGATCGGATCGCTGGAAGGAACTCGCTATCTGTGGTTGAAGAACAAGCAGAACCTCACAGGAAAGCAGCTGAGCCAGCTTGAGCTGCTGCTGAGCACCGACCACCTGGATACCGTCACAGCCTACAACTACCGCCTGAAACTGCAGGGATTCTATGAAAACTGTCTCGATTACGAGAGTGCCGTCGAAGCCTTCGAGGCCTTGTGCATGGAGC includes:
- a CDS encoding ISL3 family transposase → MNGFSQTDIFTLALGLTEPWKVTNIEMLPSQKNPDRMEVHISVDYQEGSRFACPECAESCPVYDSKQKVWRHLNFFQYRCYIHARVPRIECEQHKVRLVEVPWARSGSGFTLLMEAVLLTMLQQMPVSQVAKQVGEHDTRLWRLISLYVQQALEKQDFSGVDAIGVDEYSHKGQHYIPVFLAHPEKDGSKARVLFTVEGKGKDTVEQFLHTFKSKQGEPDKVGDVTSDMCHGYRNAMMDAFPQARTTVDKFHVVKMMGDSVDQIRRREMRSKDRKKIGSLEGTRYLWLKNKQNLTGKQLSQLELLLSTDHLDTVTAYNYRLKLQGFYENCLDYESAVEAFEALCMELSNSRIAEMQKVGQSLTRNALEILNYFDSKKTNALLEGFNSMISLIKHRARGFKNMKNFMAMIYFVCGELALPKATIM
- a CDS encoding radical SAM protein, with the translated sequence MIKRITQDPSSGGYGLIMRIIHQTDYEVLEKIVMNFVFNAAWFGSEQLEKNRVEMDMNIPWAILMDPTSACNLSCTGCWAAEYKKTDELSFQTLDRIITEGKELGTYAYLFSGGEPLVRKHDLIKLASKHNDAIFAAFTNATLIDDEFAEDLLSVKNFIPLISIEGTEEMTDARRGSGVWKKCIQAMDILRDRGLPFGFSTCYHTYNTEYVGSDEFVDFMAEKGALFGWYFTYIPVGEGASLDLVASPSQRAYMLKRVREIRSHKPLFVLDFWNDGNYVNGCIAGGRRYLHINANGDMEPCAFIHYACESIHGKPLVEALRNPLFKAYREHQPCNSNMFRPCPMFDNPELLLDMVNQSGAQSTQRIDSESVEQLYAKCKPIADKWKPIADELWEEYQR
- a CDS encoding MFS transporter, translating into MWNVIVLGFVSFFSDISAEMVYPIIPLYLSSTFGATPVLVGIIEGIAESLASLLKVFSGYITDKRGKKKPVAFVGYAAGLVYKAALIFATSWVGVLGARVIDRVGKGIRTAPRDVMVSESADKNQMGKAYGIHKALDMAGSAIGIFISYLLLKNAGEHFVYKKLFAFSVIPALLGLFMFLFIKENKKDRTIKKREPFWQDMKKLDSQLKMYLAVVCLFTLGNSSNAFLLLRAKSVGFGDTNVILLYFIFNITASIFSIPFGRLSDKIGRKSLLITGYLVFSVVYLGFAIASSQAVVVAAFLLYGVYTAMIVGVERAYIAEISPVELKGTMLGMHSTVVGLALLPASVIAGLLWNGIGAPAPFLFGSGMSSAAALILLFFMKNRHVPSNCISIL
- a CDS encoding LuxR C-terminal-related transcriptional regulator, translating into MQINRDDLAFTQEEGRRLAAYFADDIDDEALELMIENTWGSPLLLKACFAKGEIQNSAQVEGRSRELESYFLPIWDEVPKKAETALVYTALLGAFFPGKEQETLKTGVMILIEKSLFVEMTSAGEVLIHPLFRSFVLNRVRAGKNRRIEHAVAQAVADLLDASLYQEAITMTLGIEDYELVASLLDEYCAKLLTDGNLDFITSIIGQLPKVSVERYASLMLLEILSGIRKGWTARHVMDRIAGIQSSRLRKKMQEVDLLSILDGIDLLLQRDFYHAEKLLNKLPDELTYLRPLISVFIASLPLGPEEDLEQVYHHLQETLRTIGIKQYDALSIVLLGQIGSIQLELLLFEQARQSFDEALRLGYEEKAGYATSCSMAWIGKGLLSLYSGMREDAEEYLLRGLASAKGYSFYLSLHAQLALAEFYIVSSRHEEAVRLLRDAGKQAYEYDVTSIDDRFIEVMYAMAQRRVGDIPALEMWVHKHKEKEAQQDTLFDLFVLEERQVLGYYQITGQLEKAVDLYASLQSELKRKHRLLLSIILSIEFGVYDSQQLDLSRSQISEKHISVLQELYGVKQEREDQLLTDREQEVLHLIGNGYMNKEIAGMMNITERTVKWHASKIYEKLQVTSRMEAVSEARRIGIL